The following are encoded in a window of Kitasatospora sp. NBC_01250 genomic DNA:
- a CDS encoding TOMM precursor leader peptide-binding protein, producing MSARITSPRTTSTQVTGTQVTGTQVTSSEVTGTQVTGGRILPGPGAPADLLALPWHELTDEPDPPLIAVCAGYDAAWESEALALAREQGRPLLSVRATPAEVLLGPLWTPDDTSACAGCAQVRDTDHDAPGQAHEPTTAPAAPPAPRRRAAGAPVLAPALGQLLAELLRDARPLLAPGDLLALTHEGRLRRHRVTPSHRCPVCASDPGPRVARSCDPPPPRPLLPRPTSAQPPDRGEPPFGLDPERMRAALTDPRFGPVLGTQRLRPVAMAMTETRLLGATFPGYGRGSTFRRAEPVGCLEAYERSAGYPHVAPLVRGATARELGEQAIGLAGLGHHTARQLDSPLSSLRPFDEDTPMDWVWGHPLDGGRPLLVPAEVGFYQYSYPALSDAPEHAGRTRHFHDSSSGCALGGSYEEAALHSLLELAERDAFLLSWHRRRPLPRIAAQEITDRECRLLIRQIEEQGYQVHLLVATIDLAIPVVWVMALREDGRMPATLSSAGSGVDPVAAARAGLWELSQMVSSGADWDIEAARPLATDPWLVAQMSDHHKRYAYPELLPRMRELLGGPVVSPAQAFPGWPDVFTNAADGDVTQALRFVAELFRQAGLERIVVVDQSTPEHTAAGLSVVKSVVPGILPMCFGQAQQRLAGIPRLASAVAEATGTPPREEDFPFDPHPFP from the coding sequence ATGAGCGCACGGATCACGAGCCCGCGGACCACCAGCACACAGGTCACCGGCACACAGGTCACCGGCACACAGGTCACCAGCTCAGAGGTCACCGGCACACAGGTCACCGGCGGACGGATCCTGCCGGGGCCCGGCGCGCCGGCCGACCTGCTGGCGCTCCCCTGGCACGAGCTGACGGATGAACCCGACCCGCCGCTGATCGCGGTCTGCGCGGGCTACGACGCTGCGTGGGAGAGCGAGGCACTGGCGCTGGCCCGTGAGCAGGGCCGCCCGCTGCTGTCGGTGCGGGCGACCCCGGCGGAGGTCCTGCTCGGGCCGCTCTGGACCCCTGACGACACGTCGGCCTGCGCCGGCTGCGCGCAGGTCCGCGACACCGACCACGACGCGCCGGGCCAGGCCCACGAGCCGACCACCGCCCCGGCGGCGCCACCGGCGCCGCGACGGCGGGCCGCTGGCGCGCCGGTCCTGGCACCCGCCCTCGGGCAGCTCCTGGCCGAACTGCTCCGGGATGCCCGGCCGCTGCTCGCCCCGGGCGACCTGCTCGCGCTCACCCACGAAGGCCGGCTGCGCCGGCACCGGGTGACGCCCAGCCACCGCTGCCCCGTGTGCGCGAGCGATCCGGGCCCGCGGGTCGCCCGCTCCTGCGACCCGCCCCCGCCGCGTCCCCTGCTCCCGCGCCCCACCAGCGCCCAACCGCCCGACCGCGGCGAGCCGCCCTTCGGTCTGGACCCCGAGCGGATGCGCGCGGCGCTGACCGATCCCCGGTTCGGACCGGTGCTCGGGACCCAGCGGTTGCGCCCGGTCGCCATGGCGATGACCGAGACCCGCCTGCTCGGGGCCACGTTCCCGGGCTACGGCCGCGGCTCCACCTTCCGGCGCGCCGAGCCCGTGGGCTGCCTGGAGGCGTACGAGCGCAGCGCCGGATATCCGCACGTAGCCCCGCTCGTGCGCGGCGCCACGGCGCGCGAGCTGGGCGAGCAGGCGATCGGGCTCGCCGGGCTGGGCCACCACACCGCGCGGCAGCTGGACTCGCCGCTCAGCAGCCTGCGGCCCTTCGACGAGGACACCCCGATGGACTGGGTGTGGGGCCACCCGCTGGACGGCGGCCGGCCGCTGCTCGTCCCGGCCGAGGTCGGCTTCTACCAGTACAGCTACCCCGCCCTCTCCGACGCGCCCGAACACGCCGGCCGCACGCGCCACTTCCACGACTCCTCCAGCGGCTGCGCACTCGGCGGCAGCTACGAGGAGGCCGCCCTGCACTCCCTGCTGGAGCTGGCCGAGCGCGACGCCTTCCTGCTCTCCTGGCACCGGCGCCGGCCGCTGCCCCGGATCGCAGCGCAGGAGATCACCGACCGCGAGTGCCGGCTGCTGATCCGGCAGATCGAGGAGCAGGGCTACCAGGTCCACCTGCTGGTCGCCACGATCGACCTCGCGATCCCGGTGGTCTGGGTCATGGCGCTGCGTGAGGACGGCCGGATGCCGGCCACCCTCAGCTCCGCCGGCTCCGGCGTGGACCCGGTGGCCGCCGCCCGGGCGGGCCTGTGGGAGCTGTCCCAGATGGTCAGCTCCGGAGCGGACTGGGACATCGAGGCGGCCCGCCCGCTCGCCACCGACCCCTGGCTCGTCGCCCAGATGTCCGACCACCACAAGCGCTACGCCTACCCCGAACTGCTGCCCCGGATGCGCGAGTTGCTGGGCGGGCCGGTGGTCAGCCCGGCGCAGGCGTTTCCCGGCTGGCCGGACGTCTTCACCAACGCCGCCGACGGGGACGTCACCCAGGCCCTGCGCTTCGTCGCGGAGCTGTTCCGGCAGGCCGGGCTGGAGCGCATCGTGGTGGTCGACCAGTCCACCCCCGAACACACCGCCGCCGGACTGTCCGTCGTCAAGTCCGTGGTCCCCGGCATCCTGCCGATGTGCTTCGGGCAGGCACAACAGCGGCTCGCCGGGATCCCCCGGCTGGCCTCCGCCGTCGCGGAGGCCACCGGCACGCCGCCACGCGAGGAGGACTTCCCCTTCGACCCCCACCCCTTCCCCTGA